A section of the Armatimonadota bacterium genome encodes:
- the rfbD gene encoding dTDP-4-dehydrorhamnose reductase: MRILITGAAGMLGNDLQKVLGGENELILTDIVGDFIPLDITDTQNVRDMLFKVRPDLVIHSAAYTDVDGCEREPEKAYRINSFGTWNVAAGCEAIKIPIIYISTDFVFDGEKGEPYYEFDTPNPLSHYGKSKYAGELYVSSLCSKYYIIRTAWLYGENGKNFPRTMLTLAKTRKELTVVDDQVGSPTFTYDLALKIRELVQSPLYGVYHVTNKGLCSWFEFAKTTLALAGITDVEVKPIKSSEWPSPTERPKYSVLKHWALEMQGMDDLRHWEEALEDFIKRISNGL, translated from the coding sequence ATGCGAATATTGATTACCGGAGCCGCCGGTATGCTTGGCAATGACCTTCAAAAGGTCCTTGGAGGCGAAAACGAACTAATTTTGACTGATATAGTTGGCGATTTCATTCCGTTAGACATAACAGATACCCAAAACGTTAGAGATATGCTCTTCAAAGTACGTCCGGACCTTGTAATTCATTCTGCAGCATATACCGATGTTGATGGGTGCGAGCGAGAGCCAGAAAAAGCATATCGCATAAACTCATTTGGGACGTGGAATGTCGCTGCAGGATGCGAGGCTATCAAAATACCAATTATTTATATAAGTACTGATTTTGTCTTTGACGGTGAAAAGGGCGAGCCTTATTATGAGTTTGACACGCCAAATCCTTTAAGCCACTATGGCAAATCGAAATATGCAGGAGAATTGTATGTAAGTTCACTATGCTCAAAATATTACATTATTAGAACCGCCTGGCTTTACGGCGAAAATGGAAAAAATTTCCCGCGCACTATGCTTACCTTGGCGAAAACTAGAAAAGAACTGACGGTTGTGGATGACCAGGTTGGTTCGCCCACGTTTACATATGATTTAGCACTTAAAATTAGGGAGCTTGTTCAATCTCCACTTTATGGCGTTTATCATGTTACAAATAAGGGTTTGTGTTCATGGTTCGAATTTGCAAAAACAACGCTTGCACTTGCGGGTATTACTGATGTAGAAGTTAAACCGATTAAGTCTTCCGAATGGCCGAGTCCAACAGAACGTCCAAAATATTCTGTTCTGAAGCACTGGGCGCTTGAAATGCAAGGAATGGACGACCTTCGTCATTGGGAAGAAGCGCTCGAAGATTTCATAAAGCGGATTTCAAATGGATTATAG